The following coding sequences lie in one Hyphobacterium sp. CCMP332 genomic window:
- a CDS encoding rhodanese-related sulfurtransferase: MPAYRIAAFYKFTPLTADKSLQQALFDVCSRNDVVGTILIAPEGINGTIGGPAGGVEQVLTALRALPGCADLEHKESFSDEQPFFRLKVRLKKEIVTLGVPGVDPNRAVGTYVAPEDWNALISSPDVVTIDTRNDYEVRIGQFKGAINPETVSFREFPDWYRNFRETRPNARVAMYCTGGIRCEKSTAFALAEGEDEVFHLKGGILKYLETIPEAESLWEGECFVFDRRVAVKHGLEVGEFVSCHACREPLAPEDLKSPLFEKGVSCPHCHGLTSEEQRARYAERQKQQALAAARGEKHLGASYEDEARR; the protein is encoded by the coding sequence ATGCCCGCATACCGCATCGCTGCCTTCTACAAGTTCACGCCTTTGACGGCGGACAAGTCGCTTCAACAGGCGCTTTTTGACGTGTGTTCCCGCAATGATGTGGTCGGAACCATTCTGATTGCACCGGAAGGCATCAACGGCACGATTGGCGGCCCCGCGGGCGGTGTCGAGCAGGTCCTGACGGCCTTGCGTGCCCTGCCGGGCTGCGCTGATCTGGAACACAAGGAAAGCTTTTCCGACGAGCAACCCTTCTTCCGGCTCAAGGTCCGCCTGAAAAAGGAAATCGTCACGCTGGGCGTTCCGGGCGTTGATCCGAACAGGGCGGTGGGGACCTATGTGGCACCGGAAGACTGGAATGCGCTGATTTCCTCGCCGGATGTCGTCACCATTGATACGCGCAATGATTACGAAGTCCGGATCGGGCAGTTCAAGGGCGCCATCAATCCCGAGACGGTGAGCTTTCGCGAGTTTCCCGACTGGTATCGGAACTTTCGCGAAACCCGCCCGAATGCGCGGGTCGCCATGTATTGCACGGGCGGTATACGCTGCGAGAAATCCACCGCCTTTGCGCTCGCGGAAGGCGAAGACGAGGTTTTCCATCTCAAGGGCGGTATTCTGAAATATCTGGAAACCATCCCCGAAGCCGAAAGTCTGTGGGAAGGCGAGTGCTTTGTATTCGACCGCCGCGTCGCCGTGAAGCACGGGCTGGAGGTGGGTGAGTTTGTGTCGTGTCATGCCTGCCGTGAACCATTGGCACCGGAAGACCTCAAATCGCCCCTGTTCGAAAAAGGCGTCTCTTGCCCGCATTGTCATGGCCTGACGAGCGAAGAGCAACGGGCCCGTTATGCCGAACGGCAAAAACAGCAGGCGCTGGCCGCGGCGCGCGGGGAAAAGCATCTGGGTGCCAGTTATGAGGACGAGGCCCGGCGGTGA
- a CDS encoding alpha/beta fold hydrolase, with translation MAGGFTDHMFETDDGLKLHYRVYPATAEETGPPVLCLHGLTRNLKDFEDLAPRLGALGRTVISATQRGRGGSDHDPQHERYTPAVYTQDMLALLDHLGIDKAVFIGTSMGGLMTMVAATMAPHRIAKAVLNDIGPELDPVGIARIRSYAGKTSGRFDSWQAAADAIRAINGTAFPKESENAFWLDFAHKTCREDNGVVMLDYDPAIAKSVAEGGDTDVDLWPLFDAMKDIPTLVVRGGISDLLMTSTVEEMKRRKPDMEFVNVPDVGHAPFLTEDAAWAAIRGFLD, from the coding sequence ATGGCTGGCGGCTTTACCGACCACATGTTCGAGACGGATGACGGTCTGAAACTTCACTACCGGGTCTATCCGGCGACGGCGGAGGAGACCGGGCCGCCGGTTCTCTGCCTGCACGGGCTGACACGCAATCTGAAGGATTTCGAGGATCTGGCACCCCGGCTCGGTGCGCTGGGCCGGACAGTCATCTCTGCCACGCAGCGCGGCCGTGGTGGATCGGACCATGATCCGCAACATGAGCGCTACACGCCGGCCGTCTATACGCAGGACATGCTGGCCCTGCTCGATCATCTCGGCATCGACAAGGCGGTCTTTATCGGCACGTCCATGGGCGGGCTGATGACGATGGTCGCGGCCACCATGGCACCGCATCGTATCGCAAAAGCGGTGCTGAATGATATCGGCCCCGAACTCGACCCGGTGGGCATTGCCCGCATCCGGTCCTATGCCGGAAAGACGTCTGGCCGGTTTGACAGCTGGCAGGCGGCGGCGGATGCGATCCGCGCCATCAACGGGACCGCCTTTCCAAAGGAATCGGAAAACGCTTTCTGGCTCGATTTTGCGCACAAGACCTGCCGCGAGGACAATGGCGTGGTGATGCTGGATTATGATCCGGCGATCGCCAAATCCGTGGCCGAAGGCGGGGATACCGATGTCGATTTGTGGCCGCTGTTTGACGCGATGAAAGACATTCCGACCCTCGTCGTGCGAGGGGGGATTTCCGACCTCCTGATGACGTCGACAGTTGAGGAAATGAAACGCCGCAAGCCGGACATGGAATTTGTGAACGTGCCGGATGTCGGTCATGCGCCCTTCCTGACGGAAGACGCGGCCTGGGCCGCCATCCGGGGATTTCTCGACTGA
- a CDS encoding MFS transporter — protein sequence MSETTASARPPAASETTAGYRAWVLIMLFVVYAFNFLDRQIISILAIPIQDELGLSDRQLGLLGGIAFAALYSTLGVPIAWLADRKSRTSIITVSLVVWSGFTAVCGMAQNFWQLFLARVGVGVGEAGGVAPSYSLIADYFPPDKRARALALYSLGIPIGSAFGVVAGAQIAGGNLGESLDWRAAFIIVGLAGIVIAPIFKLTLREPKRGGLDVKPQTQAAKLQPEPGEAASAAAPAEAADEKKPGFFGVFAVLAKKPSFWFLVFGASCSSMMGYGVFFWVPSFFARSFELDIITTGWLFGGVLFVGGSLGIILGGVLGDLMGKGSKKMYAIVPAIAFFCTFPMYIAGTMATTPVIAALLFVIPTGLGLAWLGPTLSAFQHLAPANMRAMASAVFLLINNLLGIGVGVYVLGELSTLLTPAFGADALRYSIMIGASLYLVAGLLFLLASRTLANDWEK from the coding sequence ATGAGTGAAACCACGGCTTCCGCCCGCCCGCCAGCAGCAAGCGAGACGACGGCAGGCTATCGCGCCTGGGTGCTCATCATGCTGTTTGTCGTCTACGCGTTCAATTTTCTGGACCGCCAGATCATCTCCATTCTGGCCATCCCGATCCAGGACGAGCTGGGCCTGTCGGACCGCCAGCTCGGCCTTCTGGGCGGGATTGCTTTCGCCGCGCTTTATTCGACGCTCGGCGTGCCGATTGCCTGGCTCGCCGACCGGAAAAGCCGGACCTCGATCATCACGGTCTCGCTGGTGGTCTGGAGCGGCTTCACGGCGGTTTGCGGCATGGCACAGAATTTCTGGCAGCTCTTCCTCGCCCGGGTTGGCGTGGGAGTCGGAGAGGCGGGCGGCGTGGCCCCATCCTATTCATTGATTGCCGACTATTTTCCGCCGGATAAACGCGCGCGCGCTTTGGCGCTCTATTCGCTGGGCATACCGATCGGATCGGCCTTCGGGGTGGTCGCCGGGGCGCAGATCGCCGGGGGTAATCTGGGCGAAAGCCTCGATTGGCGCGCCGCCTTCATCATCGTCGGGCTCGCCGGCATCGTGATCGCACCGATCTTCAAGCTCACCCTGCGCGAACCCAAGCGCGGCGGACTCGATGTGAAACCGCAGACGCAAGCGGCGAAGCTGCAGCCCGAACCCGGCGAAGCGGCGAGCGCCGCGGCACCGGCCGAGGCGGCCGACGAGAAAAAGCCCGGCTTTTTCGGCGTGTTCGCCGTCCTGGCGAAGAAGCCAAGCTTCTGGTTCCTGGTATTCGGTGCGTCGTGCTCATCGATGATGGGCTATGGCGTGTTTTTCTGGGTCCCCAGCTTCTTCGCGCGCAGCTTCGAGCTGGACATCATCACCACCGGCTGGCTGTTCGGCGGCGTGCTGTTCGTGGGTGGTTCGCTCGGGATCATCCTGGGCGGCGTGCTTGGTGATCTCATGGGCAAGGGGTCGAAGAAGATGTACGCCATCGTGCCTGCGATCGCGTTCTTCTGCACCTTCCCGATGTATATCGCCGGAACGATGGCCACGACGCCTGTGATTGCGGCGTTGCTGTTCGTCATTCCCACCGGTCTGGGCCTCGCCTGGCTCGGGCCGACGCTGTCGGCCTTCCAGCATCTGGCGCCGGCGAACATGCGCGCCATGGCGTCCGCCGTCTTCCTCTTGATCAACAATCTCCTCGGGATCGGGGTCGGGGTGTACGTGCTGGGCGAATTGTCGACCCTGCTCACCCCTGCATTCGGTGCCGACGCGCTGCGCTATTCGATCATGATCGGCGCGTCCCTCTACCTGGTCGCGGGCCTGTTATTCCTGCTGGCCTCGCGGACGCTGGCCAATGACTGGGAGAAATAA
- a CDS encoding alpha/beta fold hydrolase, which produces MRTILIIAGVLLALVFLALGAGYLWYQNQAGGEPASALETRYLTGNDRFIDVSGARVRVREEGPVNGDVLILIHGFSFSLESWDGWAERLSEDYRVIRYDLLGHGLTGPDPQERYAPQARAEFLAELMDALDIEHASLAGSSLGGTIAWRFAAAFPDRVDHLILVDPGVFQFNEVGDEPVEPPAAIQAFFQLAPDAAVRQSLAFVFADPAAVSEARVQTIIDMMRREGNGEAFVEHIRQFTMPDPSALLSQITAPTLILWGGRDLMIPASHGPRVAAAIANSQLIIYDDLAHAAHEDDPERTVADVLTFLETSE; this is translated from the coding sequence ATGCGCACGATTCTCATCATTGCTGGCGTTTTGCTGGCCCTCGTTTTTCTCGCCCTTGGCGCGGGATATCTCTGGTATCAAAACCAGGCCGGCGGCGAACCGGCCTCGGCGCTCGAAACCCGATACCTGACCGGAAATGACCGGTTCATTGATGTTTCCGGTGCCCGGGTGCGGGTACGGGAAGAGGGGCCGGTGAACGGTGATGTCCTCATCCTGATACACGGATTCAGTTTCTCGCTGGAAAGCTGGGATGGCTGGGCCGAACGTCTGTCCGAAGACTATCGGGTCATTCGCTATGATCTTCTCGGTCACGGGCTGACGGGGCCGGATCCACAGGAACGCTATGCACCACAGGCCAGAGCGGAGTTTCTGGCCGAATTGATGGATGCACTGGATATCGAGCACGCCTCGCTGGCCGGCAGTTCGCTGGGTGGCACGATAGCCTGGCGTTTTGCAGCGGCCTTTCCGGATCGTGTGGATCACCTGATCCTGGTCGATCCCGGTGTTTTCCAGTTCAATGAAGTGGGGGATGAGCCGGTGGAGCCGCCCGCGGCCATCCAGGCGTTCTTCCAGCTCGCTCCGGACGCGGCTGTACGCCAGAGTCTGGCCTTTGTATTCGCCGATCCGGCAGCCGTCAGCGAAGCACGCGTCCAGACGATTATCGACATGATGCGGCGGGAGGGAAATGGCGAGGCCTTTGTCGAGCACATCCGTCAGTTCACCATGCCGGACCCCTCAGCCTTGCTGTCGCAGATAACCGCGCCGACCCTAATCTTGTGGGGCGGGCGCGATCTTATGATTCCGGCGAGTCACGGCCCGCGTGTCGCGGCGGCCATCGCCAATTCGCAGCTCATCATTTACGACGACCTCGCCCATGCAGCGCATGAAGATGATCCCGAGCGCACCGTTGCGGATGTGCTGACCTTTCTGGAGACTTCCGAATGA
- a CDS encoding TonB-dependent receptor — protein sequence MILRNRSARLAALLASASMLPVLAAPMAVAQDDSADAPMTQDVITVTARRREETIMDVPLSVTAISGEQLERQGSPDITYVGQTTPNVTLEVSRGTNTTLSAFIRGVGQQDPVSGFESGVGLYLDDVYLNRPQAAVLDIYDVERIEVLRGPQGTLYGRNTIGGAVKYVTRRLDTENPTFNARLNVGSYEQVDAIVSGSVPLSDTFRVGGAVASLNRGGYGTNLTTGEDNYNKQVLAFRASAEFEPNDQWFFRLSADTLTDDSAPRQGHRLIPGALSGAPVLNNVYDTRAGLNVVSQSVEASGGSFLAEYRHDDRWTFRNILSYREDDSITPIDFDSLPSGDLDVPAIYTNEQFSEEFQVLYEGDRISGVAGFYYLDANSSTVFDVLLANTGALINLPGLNAQTFGDVSTETWSIFADVSFDLNDWVSASIGGRYTNDQRNSTVLRRTYIGGFSQNFGGTPTLIATTSNFTGSNEWTDFSPRASLNFTVNDQNSVYFSYSQGFKGGSFDPRGQTSAAPDFDNSGAVTADEVFRFMSFDPEEVDSYEVGWRFDNGRYRHAVAAFFMDYQDVQIPGSVGVDTNGDGINDTFTGVTTNAAAATIQGIEYEGSAILSDDMTGRGDTLALNWAVGVLDGEYDSFINAFGVDISNQVQIQNTPDMTASATLAYTTPVRQGELTLLNTLSYRGDSSQFEIPFAAIDQEAFTLWNASVVWDSDDGRWQFGVHGRNLSDERYKVAGYDFVNNATNAPELGLEGTLTAFYGDPRTVTGTIAFRY from the coding sequence ATGATTTTACGTAACCGTTCCGCACGGCTGGCCGCCCTGTTGGCCAGCGCGTCCATGTTGCCGGTGCTGGCTGCGCCGATGGCCGTGGCTCAGGACGACTCCGCCGATGCGCCGATGACGCAGGACGTTATTACGGTGACAGCGCGCCGCCGCGAAGAAACGATTATGGATGTTCCGTTGTCGGTGACCGCCATTTCCGGTGAACAGCTCGAGCGTCAGGGTTCGCCGGATATTACCTATGTCGGTCAGACCACTCCGAACGTCACGCTGGAAGTGTCCCGCGGCACCAATACAACGCTGTCGGCTTTCATTCGCGGCGTCGGTCAGCAGGATCCGGTTTCCGGGTTTGAATCCGGCGTCGGCCTCTATCTGGATGATGTCTATCTCAACCGTCCGCAGGCCGCTGTATTGGACATCTACGATGTGGAACGCATCGAGGTATTGCGCGGACCGCAGGGTACGCTTTACGGCCGCAACACGATTGGCGGTGCAGTAAAATACGTGACCCGCCGTCTGGACACAGAAAACCCGACCTTCAATGCGCGCCTGAATGTCGGCAGCTATGAGCAGGTCGATGCCATCGTGTCCGGCTCGGTGCCGCTCAGCGACACTTTCCGTGTCGGCGGCGCGGTTGCCAGCCTCAACCGCGGCGGCTACGGCACCAATCTGACGACCGGCGAAGACAATTATAACAAGCAGGTTCTGGCTTTCCGGGCCTCGGCCGAATTCGAGCCGAATGATCAGTGGTTCTTCCGCCTGTCAGCCGACACGCTGACCGATGATTCGGCCCCGCGTCAGGGTCATCGCCTGATTCCGGGCGCCCTTTCCGGCGCTCCGGTTCTGAACAATGTCTATGATACCCGCGCCGGACTGAATGTAGTCAGCCAGAGCGTGGAAGCATCGGGTGGGTCCTTCCTGGCCGAATACCGCCATGATGATCGCTGGACGTTCCGGAATATCCTCTCCTACCGTGAGGATGACTCGATCACGCCGATCGATTTCGACAGCCTTCCCAGCGGCGACCTCGACGTTCCGGCCATTTACACGAATGAGCAGTTCTCCGAAGAATTCCAGGTGCTCTATGAGGGCGACCGGATCAGCGGTGTGGCCGGCTTCTACTATCTGGATGCCAATTCCAGCACGGTCTTTGACGTCCTTCTCGCCAATACGGGTGCGCTGATCAACCTGCCCGGCCTGAACGCACAGACTTTCGGCGATGTCTCGACTGAAACCTGGTCGATCTTCGCAGATGTCAGCTTCGATCTGAATGATTGGGTGAGCGCCTCGATCGGTGGCCGTTATACGAATGACCAGCGCAACTCCACAGTGCTTCGCCGGACCTATATCGGCGGGTTCTCGCAGAATTTCGGCGGCACACCGACACTGATCGCAACGACGTCAAATTTCACCGGCTCGAACGAGTGGACAGATTTCAGCCCGCGGGCCTCGCTGAACTTTACCGTCAACGATCAGAACAGCGTCTATTTCTCCTACAGCCAGGGCTTCAAGGGCGGTTCGTTTGACCCGCGTGGCCAGACATCGGCAGCCCCGGATTTTGACAATAGCGGTGCCGTGACGGCAGACGAGGTCTTCCGCTTCATGAGCTTCGATCCGGAAGAGGTCGATTCCTATGAAGTCGGCTGGCGCTTCGACAATGGCCGCTATCGTCACGCCGTTGCGGCCTTCTTCATGGACTATCAGGACGTCCAGATTCCGGGTTCGGTGGGCGTCGACACCAATGGCGACGGCATCAATGATACCTTCACGGGCGTGACCACCAATGCGGCGGCTGCGACCATCCAGGGTATCGAGTATGAAGGCTCTGCCATTCTGTCCGATGACATGACCGGCCGGGGTGACACGCTGGCCCTGAACTGGGCTGTCGGTGTACTCGATGGGGAATATGACAGCTTTATCAACGCCTTCGGTGTGGACATTTCCAACCAGGTCCAGATCCAGAATACGCCGGACATGACGGCGTCTGCGACGCTGGCCTATACGACCCCGGTCCGTCAGGGCGAGCTGACCCTGCTCAACACGCTGTCCTATCGCGGTGACTCCAGTCAGTTCGAAATCCCGTTTGCGGCAATCGATCAGGAAGCCTTCACCCTCTGGAATGCCAGCGTCGTCTGGGATTCAGATGATGGCCGCTGGCAGTTCGGTGTTCATGGACGCAACCTGTCTGATGAACGCTATAAAGTTGCCGGATATGACTTCGTCAACAACGCCACAAATGCCCCGGAACTGGGCCTTGAAGGCACGCTGACCGCCTTCTATGGCGATCCTCGCACGGTAACCGGCACGATCGCCTTCCGTTACTGA
- a CDS encoding TetR/AcrR family transcriptional regulator, whose product MTRGEKTRKKILDSAEKLFARRGYHGVTIRQITKDAGVDTALANYHFGTKRNLFDAVLLRRAEELNKVRLEKLEEIESAAENGVASLEDIIDAFSHPLLDRSERGGPGWKSYFALIAQINNSPEWGGKLMTEYFDPLVRRFIAALQRALPDAREEDLYWSYHFFSGALVLTYAETGRIDNLSDGKVHSSDLDAVQLRMPPFIAAGFRRLCAPEPTKN is encoded by the coding sequence GTGACACGCGGCGAAAAAACCCGGAAGAAAATCCTTGATTCGGCGGAAAAACTCTTTGCCCGGCGGGGGTATCACGGCGTTACGATCCGTCAGATCACAAAGGATGCCGGTGTCGATACGGCGCTCGCGAATTACCATTTCGGAACCAAGCGAAATCTGTTCGACGCGGTGCTGCTGCGGCGCGCCGAAGAGCTCAACAAGGTTCGTCTGGAAAAACTCGAAGAGATCGAATCGGCCGCAGAGAACGGTGTCGCCAGCCTTGAAGACATTATCGATGCCTTCTCTCATCCGCTGCTCGACCGGTCCGAACGCGGCGGGCCAGGCTGGAAAAGCTATTTTGCCCTGATCGCCCAGATCAACAACTCACCGGAATGGGGCGGCAAGTTGATGACGGAATATTTCGACCCACTGGTGCGACGCTTCATTGCGGCCCTGCAACGCGCCCTGCCCGATGCGCGGGAAGAAGATCTCTACTGGAGCTATCATTTCTTCTCTGGCGCGCTGGTGCTCACCTATGCCGAAACCGGCCGGATCGATAATCTCTCGGACGGCAAGGTCCATTCCAGTGATCTTGATGCTGTGCAGTTGCGTATGCCGCCCTTTATTGCGGCCGGTTTCCGGCGCTTGTGCGCACCGGAGCCCACGAAAAACTGA
- a CDS encoding class I adenylate-forming enzyme family protein produces MQRGLTSPPPLFPEILQLNAKWRGTAPALVAGNETLSWIDFEQQTNAIANGLLETGLKSGDAIALVMSNSIDMALVIAAAMKAGLVTAPLNTSVLPGAMLAMIADSQARAIIASAHFRNALETAAAASASSLPAIRIVQAGEADGWQSLKDVRTHARTSPPGVCVDRDHPLNIIYSSGTTGQPKGILHTHGTRLDWAYDLAIALRYHSGARTLVTLGLYSNISWVMMLCTWLCGGTIFIRDTFSASDVLDQVSHHRITHTAMVPIQYQRILDDPAFNPEKLSSLQNVMSCGSPLLAHTKSAWLEICPGIIELYGLTEGLITTLDPEDAPGRLASVGKPVPGTDIRILDDDDKDCAPGIAGEVVGRGRIAMPGYHNRPDATSDATWMDEQGEAWLRTGDIGKLDADGFLYIVDRKKDMIVSGGQNIFPKDIEEVLIAHDDVADVAVIGVPDDIWGETPVAVIVAIPGAAPDLEELIDWANARLGKQQRIRGAHLIDELPRNANGKVLKRELRTRYSGS; encoded by the coding sequence ATGCAGCGCGGCCTGACCTCTCCTCCTCCGCTTTTTCCGGAAATATTGCAGCTGAACGCGAAATGGCGCGGGACAGCGCCTGCACTGGTGGCCGGGAATGAAACGCTGAGCTGGATTGATTTCGAGCAGCAGACAAATGCGATAGCCAATGGTCTTCTGGAAACCGGCCTCAAATCCGGTGATGCGATCGCACTGGTCATGTCCAACAGCATCGACATGGCGCTTGTCATCGCCGCTGCGATGAAGGCCGGGCTGGTCACCGCCCCTCTGAACACCAGCGTTCTGCCTGGGGCCATGCTGGCCATGATCGCGGACTCGCAAGCCCGGGCGATTATTGCATCCGCCCACTTCCGCAATGCGCTCGAGACGGCCGCAGCGGCAAGCGCCTCATCCCTGCCCGCCATCCGGATCGTCCAGGCCGGAGAGGCAGACGGCTGGCAAAGCCTGAAAGACGTTCGCACGCATGCCCGCACCTCGCCGCCGGGCGTGTGTGTAGACCGCGATCACCCGTTGAACATTATCTATTCCTCCGGCACGACCGGACAGCCCAAAGGCATCCTCCACACTCATGGAACGCGGCTCGACTGGGCTTATGATCTGGCGATTGCCCTGCGCTATCATTCCGGCGCGCGCACCCTCGTCACGCTCGGCCTGTATTCGAATATCAGCTGGGTCATGATGCTGTGCACGTGGCTGTGCGGCGGCACGATTTTCATTCGCGACACATTTTCCGCCAGCGATGTACTGGATCAGGTCTCGCATCACCGCATCACCCATACGGCGATGGTGCCGATACAGTATCAGCGCATTCTCGACGACCCGGCTTTCAATCCTGAAAAGCTGAGCTCCCTGCAAAATGTCATGTCCTGCGGATCTCCGCTTCTGGCCCATACCAAGTCGGCCTGGCTGGAAATCTGCCCCGGCATTATCGAGCTATACGGTCTCACCGAAGGCCTGATCACGACGCTGGATCCGGAAGATGCGCCGGGCCGCCTGGCATCCGTTGGCAAACCGGTGCCCGGAACGGATATCCGCATTCTCGATGATGACGACAAGGACTGTGCGCCCGGCATTGCCGGTGAAGTTGTGGGACGCGGCCGCATTGCGATGCCCGGCTATCACAACCGTCCCGACGCCACATCGGACGCCACATGGATGGATGAGCAAGGCGAGGCCTGGCTCCGGACAGGCGATATCGGCAAGCTGGATGCGGACGGCTTCCTCTATATCGTGGATCGCAAGAAAGACATGATCGTCTCGGGCGGTCAGAACATTTTTCCCAAGGACATCGAAGAGGTCCTGATCGCCCATGACGACGTCGCGGATGTCGCCGTGATCGGCGTTCCCGATGACATCTGGGGCGAAACGCCGGTCGCGGTCATCGTCGCAATCCCCGGCGCCGCGCCCGACCTGGAAGAGCTCATTGATTGGGCCAATGCGCGTCTGGGCAAACAGCAACGCATTCGCGGCGCTCACCTCATTGACGAGCTTCCGCGCAACGCCAATGGCAAGGTGTTGAAGCGGGAATTGCGGACCCGGTATTCCGGTAGCTGA
- a CDS encoding class I SAM-dependent RNA methyltransferase gives MTMAERFEIFLTVPPGLEPVLADELREKRFPDPQITPGGVTFEGGWPDVWRANLEIRGVSRVLARIAEFRVVHLAQLDKRARAIEWGGFLRSDVPVRVDASARKSKLYHAGAIAQRIETAIAETFGAPVSRDADLRILARIDDNVCTISIDTSGELLHRRGFKEAVAKAPMRETLAALILRQCGYTGKEPVCDPMCGSGTFVIEAAEMAAGLQPGRGRTFAFEQLAGFDDGRWRALKQATQHSVPDICFSGSDRDAGAIRSSEANAARAGVSAWTAFQQKSVADIEPPDGPPGLLIVNPPYGARIGNLKALYSVYHDLGQSLRSRFAGWRVGLITSEDKLARATRLPFGAPSRPVDHGGIKIRLYQTKPLP, from the coding sequence ATGACAATGGCTGAACGCTTCGAAATCTTCCTGACCGTACCGCCGGGGCTTGAGCCGGTTCTGGCCGACGAATTGCGCGAAAAGAGATTTCCGGATCCGCAGATCACACCGGGTGGCGTCACCTTTGAGGGGGGCTGGCCGGATGTCTGGCGCGCCAATCTCGAAATCCGGGGTGTCAGCCGTGTTCTGGCCCGTATCGCCGAATTTCGCGTCGTTCATCTGGCGCAGCTGGACAAACGGGCACGGGCCATCGAATGGGGTGGCTTTCTGCGGTCTGATGTGCCGGTCAGGGTCGATGCCTCGGCCCGGAAATCGAAGCTCTATCATGCGGGGGCCATTGCCCAACGGATTGAAACGGCGATAGCCGAGACATTCGGCGCGCCGGTTTCCAGGGATGCCGATTTGCGAATTCTGGCGCGAATTGACGACAATGTCTGCACGATCAGCATCGATACCTCGGGCGAGTTGCTGCACCGGCGCGGCTTCAAGGAGGCCGTCGCCAAAGCGCCGATGCGCGAGACGCTGGCCGCACTTATCCTGCGCCAGTGTGGCTATACAGGCAAGGAACCGGTCTGTGATCCGATGTGCGGGTCGGGGACTTTCGTGATCGAGGCTGCCGAGATGGCCGCCGGCCTTCAGCCGGGACGGGGCCGTACCTTTGCCTTCGAACAACTTGCCGGATTTGATGACGGGCGATGGCGAGCCCTGAAACAGGCCACACAACATTCGGTTCCGGACATTTGCTTTTCCGGCTCTGACCGGGATGCGGGCGCAATCCGTTCCAGCGAGGCCAATGCCGCGCGCGCCGGTGTCTCCGCATGGACGGCGTTTCAGCAAAAGAGCGTGGCCGACATCGAACCGCCGGACGGGCCGCCGGGTCTTCTGATCGTCAATCCGCCCTATGGTGCGCGGATTGGCAATCTGAAGGCGTTATACAGCGTCTATCATGATCTAGGTCAGAGCCTCAGATCGCGGTTTGCGGGCTGGCGCGTCGGGCTGATCACCAGCGAGGACAAGCTGGCGCGGGCCACCCGCCTGCCTTTCGGCGCCCCTTCCCGGCCGGTGGATCATGGCGGGATAAAGATCAGGCTTTATCAGACAAAGCCGCTACCCTGA
- a CDS encoding thymidine kinase, translating into MSKLYFTYSAMNAGKSAILLQAAHNYGECGMSVMLWTSGHHASDPDARMGEIESRIGLRAPAHIFRAETDMLDAIARRKAEGPLNAVFVDEAQFLSKDHVWQLARVGDDLGIPVLCYGLRTDFQGELFEGAAELLAIADDLREARTICHCGRKATMNLRQDSAGGAVSEGEQVGVAKSDYVSLCRVHWRERLDLMRVD; encoded by the coding sequence ATGTCGAAGCTCTACTTTACCTACAGCGCCATGAATGCCGGGAAATCGGCAATATTGCTGCAAGCTGCGCACAATTACGGCGAATGCGGCATGTCGGTCATGTTGTGGACGTCCGGCCATCATGCCAGCGATCCGGACGCCCGGATGGGGGAGATTGAATCCCGCATCGGCCTGCGCGCGCCAGCGCATATTTTCCGCGCCGAGACGGATATGCTTGACGCGATCGCGCGGCGGAAAGCGGAGGGTCCCCTGAATGCCGTCTTTGTCGATGAGGCGCAATTCCTGTCGAAGGACCATGTCTGGCAATTGGCGAGGGTCGGAGATGATCTCGGCATACCGGTATTGTGTTACGGCTTGCGCACCGATTTTCAGGGCGAGCTGTTTGAAGGGGCTGCTGAGCTCCTGGCGATTGCCGATGACCTTCGCGAGGCGCGCACGATCTGTCATTGCGGGCGCAAGGCAACAATGAATTTACGGCAGGATTCTGCTGGCGGTGCGGTCTCCGAAGGTGAGCAGGTCGGGGTCGCGAAATCGGACTATGTCTCGCTGTGCCGGGTCCATTGGCGCGAACGGCTTGACTTGATGCGGGTCGACTGA